In one Kitasatospora cineracea genomic region, the following are encoded:
- a CDS encoding serine/threonine-protein kinase gives MSRVVGGRYLLDEKIGHGGMGQVWAARDQRLERRVAVKLLRTDALPNPAGRGDSQADLLRRRFLRECRIGAGLDHPGLVTVYDAGTDGEELYLVMQCVPGLSLADLVAEEGPLPVERAVAVAGQLCAALAAVHRAQVVHRDLKPSNVMIRPDGRAILLDLGIATALDPGATRLTLTGSPIGSPAYMAPEQAMAALADRRSDLYALGCMLHEMLAGDPPFPAPTALAVLRRQVDDPPVPLRRLRAEVPAALEALVLRLLAKRPEERPADAAEVHAVLLPMLPAPTGRIRTRLPAVPDPGDPYRYPHHPQPTPLLVPPPAPPTPPPAAPPLPPAPPARPGTETLGAACARLSDLVDAGRHTEVLELSARLLPRAAAEQGEGAPLVRTVRAIRARTLLAGQRWAEALPELRQLTATAAPGDPAVLDHRRHTARCLEHLGRPDEALAEYRAVLAALPPDSPHTVEVRERTGLLLAATGHPETGWHGLLELLLETERLHGPHHPDVRRLRTHLEHLGRHRTTTDNPYAT, from the coding sequence GTGAGCCGGGTCGTCGGCGGGCGCTACCTGCTCGACGAGAAGATCGGGCACGGCGGGATGGGCCAGGTCTGGGCCGCCCGCGACCAGCGGCTGGAACGCCGGGTCGCGGTGAAGCTGCTGCGCACCGACGCGCTGCCGAACCCCGCCGGGCGCGGCGACAGCCAGGCCGACCTACTGCGCCGCCGCTTCCTGCGCGAGTGCCGGATCGGCGCCGGGCTCGACCACCCCGGACTGGTCACCGTCTACGACGCGGGCACCGACGGGGAGGAGCTGTACCTGGTGATGCAGTGCGTCCCCGGCCTCAGCCTGGCCGACCTGGTCGCCGAGGAGGGCCCGCTGCCGGTCGAACGGGCCGTCGCCGTCGCCGGGCAGCTGTGCGCCGCGCTGGCCGCCGTGCACCGTGCGCAGGTGGTCCACCGCGACCTCAAGCCCAGCAACGTGATGATCCGGCCCGACGGCCGGGCGATCCTGCTCGACCTCGGCATCGCCACCGCCCTCGACCCCGGCGCCACCCGCCTCACCCTCACCGGCAGCCCGATCGGCAGCCCCGCCTACATGGCCCCCGAACAGGCCATGGCCGCCCTCGCCGACCGCCGCAGCGACCTGTACGCGCTCGGCTGCATGCTGCACGAGATGCTGGCCGGCGACCCGCCGTTCCCCGCCCCCACCGCGCTCGCCGTGCTGCGCCGCCAGGTCGACGACCCGCCCGTCCCGCTGCGCCGGCTGCGCGCCGAGGTGCCCGCCGCACTGGAGGCGCTGGTCCTGCGGCTGCTCGCCAAGCGCCCCGAGGAACGGCCCGCCGACGCCGCCGAGGTGCACGCCGTCCTGCTGCCGATGCTGCCCGCCCCCACCGGCCGGATCCGCACCCGGCTGCCCGCCGTCCCCGACCCCGGCGACCCCTACCGCTACCCCCACCACCCGCAGCCCACCCCGCTGCTCGTCCCGCCCCCGGCCCCGCCGACACCCCCGCCCGCCGCCCCGCCGCTGCCGCCCGCGCCGCCCGCCCGCCCCGGGACGGAGACCCTCGGCGCGGCCTGCGCCCGGCTCTCCGACCTGGTCGACGCGGGCCGGCACACCGAGGTGCTCGAACTGTCCGCCCGCCTGCTGCCCCGGGCCGCCGCCGAACAGGGCGAGGGCGCGCCGCTGGTCCGCACCGTCCGCGCCATCCGGGCCCGCACCCTGCTCGCCGGGCAGCGCTGGGCCGAAGCCCTCCCCGAACTGCGCCAGCTCACCGCCACCGCCGCCCCCGGCGACCCCGCCGTCCTCGACCACCGCCGGCACACCGCCCGCTGCCTCGAACACCTCGGCCGCCCCGACGAGGCGCTCGCCGAGTACCGCGCCGTGCTGGCCGCCCTCCCGCCCGACTCCCCGCACACCGTCGAGGTCCGCGAACGCACCGGCCTGCTCCTCGCCGCCACCGGCCACCCCGAGACCGGCTGGCACGGCCTGCTCGAACTCCTGCTGGAGACCGAACGCCTGCACGGCCCGCACCACCCCGACGTCCGCCGCCTGCGCACCCACCTCGAACACCTCGGCCGCCACCGCACCACGACCGACAACCCCTACGCGACCTGA
- a CDS encoding JmjC domain-containing protein has translation MDWLARCVDDPETFLRTHWRQGPALLRPADPPTELLTVQGLFDIIDEGTLRNPYAGLFTADGTVSEADYCRPRIIAGRTLDGCLDPERVRALIRDRDATLQLRYLNHWHPGVRALTAGLSEGLGRLTEAFLFYSQPGRHGPVHRDEGDILVIQLSGTKHWQVYGGPTHPGWQPVREDDPGPCLLETEVHPGEVLYVPNGYAHTARATEAGPSLHLTVALREACAVHLRTQLRSLLSEGLELPARPIDEDTLLRTGADLLEHLRTRLATATPEDLVAAARQAAHSSRPTA, from the coding sequence ATGGACTGGCTGGCACGCTGCGTCGACGACCCCGAGACCTTCCTGCGCACGCACTGGCGCCAGGGCCCGGCCCTGCTCCGCCCCGCCGACCCGCCCACCGAACTGCTCACCGTCCAGGGCCTGTTCGACATCATCGACGAGGGCACCCTGCGCAACCCGTACGCCGGCCTGTTCACCGCCGACGGCACCGTCTCCGAGGCCGACTACTGCCGGCCGCGGATCATCGCCGGCCGCACCCTGGACGGCTGCCTCGACCCGGAGCGGGTCCGCGCCCTGATCCGCGACCGCGACGCCACCCTGCAACTGCGCTACCTCAACCACTGGCACCCGGGCGTCCGCGCCCTGACCGCCGGCCTGTCCGAGGGCCTGGGCCGGCTCACCGAAGCGTTCCTGTTCTACTCGCAGCCCGGCCGGCACGGCCCCGTGCACCGCGACGAGGGCGACATCCTGGTCATCCAGCTCAGCGGCACCAAGCACTGGCAGGTGTACGGCGGCCCCACCCACCCGGGCTGGCAGCCCGTCCGCGAGGACGACCCGGGCCCGTGCCTGCTGGAGACCGAGGTGCACCCCGGCGAGGTGCTGTACGTGCCCAACGGGTACGCCCACACCGCCCGCGCCACCGAGGCCGGCCCGTCCCTGCACCTGACCGTCGCGCTGCGCGAGGCGTGCGCCGTCCACCTGCGCACCCAGCTGCGCAGCCTGCTCTCCGAGGGCCTGGAGCTGCCCGCCCGCCCGATCGACGAGGACACCCTGCTGCGGACCGGCGCCGACCTGCTGGAGCACCTGCGGACCCGGCTGGCCACCGCCACCCCCGAGGACCTGGTCGCCGCCGCCCGGCAGGCCGCCCACAGCAGCCGCCCCACCGCCTGA
- a CDS encoding SurA N-terminal domain-containing protein has protein sequence MIRTSSPRRPLAALGAVVAAAALTACGGAPAHQGAAAVVGGDRISIAQVDARVAAVRAGAAQSGTAAEEQPGLARHAVSDLVLGKVVARALTDRRLDVSQSEIDRARAADAKTVGSEAKLAELLRAKQGVPAGDIDAFYRQQIGLMKLAGGQDPSGADGDAAIRKALVDAGTALHIEVNPRYGSWDTARIGLADSTEDWLPKTVRTS, from the coding sequence GTGATCCGCACCAGCTCCCCCCGCCGACCGCTCGCCGCCCTCGGCGCCGTGGTCGCCGCCGCCGCGCTCACCGCCTGCGGCGGCGCACCGGCGCACCAGGGGGCCGCCGCCGTGGTCGGCGGCGACCGGATCAGCATCGCCCAGGTCGACGCCCGGGTCGCCGCGGTGCGGGCGGGCGCGGCGCAGAGCGGGACCGCCGCCGAGGAGCAGCCCGGCCTGGCCCGGCACGCCGTCTCCGACCTGGTGCTCGGCAAGGTCGTCGCCCGCGCCCTGACCGACCGTCGACTGGACGTCAGCCAGAGCGAGATCGACCGGGCCCGGGCCGCTGACGCCAAGACCGTCGGCAGCGAGGCCAAGCTCGCCGAGCTGCTGCGCGCCAAGCAGGGCGTCCCGGCCGGCGACATCGACGCCTTCTACCGCCAGCAGATCGGCCTGATGAAGCTGGCCGGCGGCCAGGACCCGAGCGGCGCCGACGGGGACGCCGCGATCCGCAAGGCGCTGGTCGACGCCGGCACCGCGCTGCACATCGAGGTCAACCCGCGCTACGGCAGCTGGGACACCGCCCGGATCGGCCTCGCCGACAGCACCGAGGACTGGCTGCCGAAGACCGTCCGGACGTCCTGA
- the eno gene encoding phosphopyruvate hydratase yields MPSIDVVVAREILDSRGNPTVEVEVGLDDGSTGRAAVPSGASTGAFEALELRDGDKNRYFGKGVEKAVLAVIEQIGPELVGYDATEQRLIDQAMLDLDATPDKSSLGANAILGVSLAVAHAASEASDLPLFRYLGGPNAHVLPVPMMNILNGGSHADSNVDIQEFMIAPIGAESFSEAVRWGVEVYHTLKGVLKERGLSTGLGDEGGFAPNLDSNREALDLITEAIKKAGYTPGKDVALALDVAASEFFEDGAYQFEGKALSSADLIAYYAELVADYPLVSIEDPLDESDWDGWKAITDAIGDKVQLVGDDLFVTNPERLRKGIETGTANALLVKVNQIGSLTETLDAVELAQRNGYRCMMSHRSGETEDVTIADLAVATNCGQIKTGAPARSERVAKYNQLLRIEEILDDAAEYAGRSSFPRFRPAN; encoded by the coding sequence GTGCCGTCCATTGATGTCGTCGTAGCCCGTGAGATCCTCGACTCCCGCGGCAACCCCACGGTCGAGGTCGAGGTCGGTCTCGACGACGGCAGCACCGGTCGCGCGGCCGTCCCGTCGGGTGCCTCCACCGGTGCCTTCGAGGCCCTGGAGCTCCGCGACGGCGACAAGAACCGCTACTTCGGCAAGGGCGTCGAGAAGGCCGTCCTCGCCGTGATCGAGCAGATCGGCCCCGAGCTGGTCGGCTACGACGCCACCGAGCAGCGCCTCATCGACCAGGCCATGCTGGACCTGGACGCCACCCCGGACAAGTCCTCGCTCGGCGCCAACGCCATCCTCGGCGTCTCGCTCGCCGTGGCGCACGCCGCCTCCGAGGCCAGCGACCTGCCGCTGTTCCGCTACCTGGGCGGCCCGAACGCCCACGTGCTGCCCGTCCCGATGATGAACATCCTCAACGGCGGCTCGCACGCGGACTCCAACGTCGACATCCAGGAGTTCATGATCGCCCCGATCGGCGCGGAGTCCTTCTCCGAGGCCGTCCGCTGGGGCGTCGAGGTCTACCACACCCTCAAGGGCGTGCTGAAGGAGCGCGGGCTCTCCACCGGCCTGGGCGACGAGGGCGGCTTCGCCCCGAACCTGGACTCCAACCGCGAGGCCCTGGACCTCATCACCGAGGCCATCAAGAAGGCCGGCTACACCCCGGGCAAGGACGTCGCGCTCGCCCTGGACGTCGCCGCCTCCGAGTTCTTCGAGGACGGCGCCTACCAGTTCGAGGGCAAGGCGCTCTCCTCCGCCGACCTGATCGCGTACTACGCCGAGCTGGTCGCCGACTACCCGCTGGTCTCCATCGAGGACCCGCTGGACGAGTCGGACTGGGACGGCTGGAAGGCCATCACCGACGCGATCGGCGACAAGGTCCAGCTGGTCGGCGACGACCTGTTCGTCACCAACCCGGAGCGCCTGCGCAAGGGCATCGAGACCGGCACCGCCAACGCGCTGCTGGTCAAGGTCAACCAGATCGGCTCGCTCACCGAGACCCTGGACGCCGTCGAGCTGGCCCAGCGCAACGGCTACCGCTGCATGATGTCGCACCGCTCCGGCGAGACCGAGGACGTCACCATCGCCGACCTCGCCGTCGCCACCAACTGCGGCCAGATCAAGACCGGCGCCCCGGCCCGCTCCGAGCGCGTCGCCAAGTACAACCAGCTGCTGCGCATCGAGGAGATCCTCGACGACGCCGCCGAGTACGCGGGCCGCTCCTCGTTCCCGCGGTTTCGCCCTGCGAACTGA
- a CDS encoding JmjC domain-containing protein has protein sequence MTDTWLSRFVADEEQFRTALWRTAPAVLRPAHPPVDVLPAAELDRLLDHGLLRAPYLGLVQRDTHLPDARFCPPRVVLGELVGGYADGRAVRALIRDEQATLLLRYVDQWHDGVRTLCRGLAAELGRQVEAFYFLTPPGTQGRPVHRDDADVFVVQLSGAKRWWVHGGPADGNWVPEREDGDPGEVLLDTVLRPGEVLYVPRGFAHRARAEEGAPSTHLSLTVREVASANLYTVAQSLLADSCELPGRPLDDAALTGAAARLLDHAAQLLAELTPADLLAVTRQVMLQPAA, from the coding sequence GTGACCGACACCTGGCTGAGCCGCTTCGTGGCCGACGAGGAGCAGTTCCGCACCGCGCTGTGGCGCACCGCCCCGGCCGTGCTGCGCCCCGCGCACCCGCCGGTGGACGTGCTGCCCGCCGCCGAACTCGACCGGCTGCTCGACCACGGCCTGCTGAGGGCCCCCTACCTGGGCCTGGTGCAGCGCGACACCCACCTGCCCGACGCCCGGTTCTGCCCGCCCCGGGTGGTGCTCGGCGAACTGGTCGGCGGCTACGCCGACGGCCGGGCCGTGCGCGCCCTGATCCGCGACGAGCAGGCCACCCTGCTGCTGCGCTACGTCGACCAGTGGCACGACGGGGTGCGCACCCTGTGCCGCGGCCTGGCCGCCGAACTCGGGCGCCAGGTCGAGGCGTTCTACTTCCTGACCCCGCCCGGCACCCAGGGCCGCCCGGTGCACCGGGACGACGCGGACGTGTTCGTGGTGCAGCTCTCCGGCGCCAAGCGCTGGTGGGTGCACGGCGGCCCGGCGGACGGCAACTGGGTGCCGGAGCGGGAGGACGGCGACCCGGGCGAGGTGCTGCTGGACACCGTCCTGCGGCCCGGCGAGGTGCTGTACGTGCCGCGCGGCTTCGCGCACCGGGCCCGCGCCGAGGAGGGCGCGCCGTCCACCCACCTGTCGCTGACCGTCCGGGAGGTCGCCAGCGCCAACCTGTACACCGTCGCGCAGAGCCTGCTCGCCGACAGCTGCGAGCTGCCCGGCCGCCCGCTGGACGACGCCGCGCTCACCGGGGCCGCCGCCCGGCTGCTCGACCACGCCGCGCAGCTGCTGGCCGAACTGACCCCGGCCGACCTGCTGGCCGTCACCCGGCAGGTCATGCTCCAGCCCGCGGCCTGA
- a CDS encoding response regulator transcription factor yields MSTVPPLPAPDLTDGLSRREHQVLELLTHGATYSAIARRLQLSPHTVDTYLRRIRAKTGATNRVQLALLAHDARHRAPAAAGGAAVRAH; encoded by the coding sequence ATGTCGACCGTTCCGCCCCTCCCCGCCCCGGACCTCACCGACGGCCTCAGCCGGCGCGAGCACCAGGTCCTGGAACTGCTCACCCACGGCGCCACCTACTCGGCGATCGCCCGCCGGCTCCAGCTCAGCCCGCACACGGTCGACACCTACCTGCGCCGGATCCGGGCCAAGACCGGTGCCACCAACCGGGTCCAGCTGGCGCTGCTGGCCCACGACGCCCGGCACCGCGCCCCGGCGGCGGCGGGGGGCGCGGCGGTCCGGGCGCACTGA
- a CDS encoding MazG family protein produces the protein METPKLTLLTTTHRIAPGLLSWPAWEALRSAPKVLAGVADHPQLAALRAAGVEPQVVERGSAPALARRLLAEAPALWLESPDGDPGLTDALARIAVEEAGEHPEIEVLPGSYDLPGARLLDLVAVMDRLRSPGGCPWDAEQTHRSLVKYLVEEAFELVEAIEEDDRETLREELGDVLLQVFFHSRIAEEDAADPFSIDDVAGDLVDKLMYRHPHVFGGVSVSGSAETEANWEQLKAAEKQRESVLDGVPAGLPALAYAAKLVSRVRRAEFTGVPDAPYELPAELTAESAGQLLLAIAQRGYDRGVDVDAALRAAARRYRAAVRSAEGLPEE, from the coding sequence GTGGAGACTCCGAAGTTGACCCTGCTGACCACCACCCACCGCATCGCCCCCGGCCTGCTGTCCTGGCCCGCCTGGGAGGCCCTCCGGTCCGCCCCGAAGGTGCTGGCCGGTGTCGCGGACCACCCGCAGCTGGCCGCGTTGCGCGCCGCGGGCGTCGAGCCGCAGGTGGTCGAGCGCGGCTCGGCCCCGGCACTGGCCCGCCGGCTGCTGGCCGAGGCCCCGGCGCTCTGGCTGGAGAGCCCGGACGGCGACCCGGGGCTGACCGACGCGCTGGCCCGGATCGCGGTGGAGGAGGCCGGCGAGCACCCGGAGATCGAGGTGCTGCCGGGCTCGTACGACCTGCCGGGGGCCCGGCTGCTCGACCTGGTCGCGGTGATGGACCGGCTGCGCTCGCCCGGCGGCTGCCCCTGGGACGCCGAGCAGACCCACCGGAGCCTGGTGAAGTACCTGGTGGAGGAGGCGTTCGAGCTGGTCGAGGCGATCGAGGAGGACGACCGGGAGACGCTCCGGGAGGAGCTCGGCGACGTGCTGCTCCAGGTGTTCTTCCACTCCCGGATCGCCGAGGAGGACGCCGCGGACCCGTTCTCGATCGACGACGTCGCGGGCGACCTGGTCGACAAGCTGATGTACCGCCACCCGCACGTGTTCGGCGGCGTGAGCGTCTCCGGCTCGGCCGAGACCGAGGCCAACTGGGAGCAGCTGAAGGCCGCCGAGAAGCAGCGCGAATCGGTGCTGGACGGCGTGCCGGCCGGCCTGCCCGCGCTGGCGTACGCGGCGAAGCTGGTGTCGCGGGTGCGCCGGGCGGAGTTCACCGGCGTGCCGGACGCGCCGTACGAGCTGCCCGCCGAACTGACCGCGGAGTCGGCCGGGCAACTGCTGCTGGCGATCGCGCAGCGCGGCTACGACCGGGGCGTGGACGTGGACGCGGCGCTGCGGGCGGCGGCCCGCCGCTACCGCGCGGCGGTCCGGTCCGCGGAGGGCCTGCCCGAGGAGTAG
- a CDS encoding transglycosylase family protein, which translates to MLFTNTARHRRSTKAEKVVVAAGAASIGLALPLLAATGAAAASADTWDRVAQCESGGNWSTNTGNSFYGGLQFTSSTWRAFGGGQYAARADQASRSQQIAVAERVLASQGPGAWPVCSKRAGLARGGAPADVSADTASRSEERPAAPREPEGKPAARPQAAPGDDAPQNAAGGYTVQDGDTLSGIAVAQRVSGGWERIYRANQQLIGADPDLIVPGQVLAL; encoded by the coding sequence GTGCTGTTCACCAACACTGCTCGCCACCGCCGTAGTACCAAGGCCGAGAAGGTCGTCGTCGCCGCCGGCGCGGCCTCGATCGGCCTGGCACTGCCACTGCTCGCCGCCACCGGAGCGGCAGCCGCGTCCGCCGACACCTGGGACCGCGTGGCCCAGTGCGAGAGCGGCGGCAACTGGAGCACCAACACCGGAAACAGCTTCTACGGCGGCCTGCAGTTCACCTCCTCCACCTGGCGCGCCTTCGGCGGCGGCCAGTACGCGGCCCGCGCCGACCAGGCCAGCCGCTCCCAGCAGATCGCGGTGGCCGAGCGGGTGCTCGCCTCCCAGGGCCCCGGCGCCTGGCCGGTCTGCTCCAAGCGGGCCGGACTCGCCAGGGGCGGCGCCCCCGCCGACGTCTCCGCCGACACCGCCTCGCGCTCCGAGGAGCGCCCCGCCGCACCCCGCGAACCCGAGGGGAAGCCCGCCGCCCGGCCCCAGGCGGCCCCCGGGGACGACGCCCCGCAGAACGCCGCCGGCGGCTACACCGTCCAGGACGGCGACACCCTCTCCGGCATCGCCGTCGCGCAGCGGGTCTCCGGCGGCTGGGAGCGGATCTACCGGGCCAACCAGCAGCTGATCGGCGCCGACCCCGACCTGATCGTGCCCGGCCAGGTGCTCGCGCTCTGA
- a CDS encoding SDR family NAD(P)-dependent oxidoreductase produces the protein MRVAGAVVVIAVLDGGSGADLARRFSAAGAAGLLIADLRPGIAEDLAAELDRPGCPVVGVSGDIHHPADLAALVDTAVKHLGPIDLFAVAGPDGERIVQLADLPGHLDPLAELLTLVGEAIGEVVPAQRRPVADVPLAG, from the coding sequence ATGCGAGTAGCCGGTGCAGTGGTGGTCATCGCGGTGCTCGACGGAGGTTCGGGGGCCGACCTGGCCCGCCGGTTCTCCGCCGCCGGCGCCGCCGGGCTGCTCATCGCCGACCTGCGCCCCGGCATCGCCGAGGACCTGGCCGCCGAACTCGACCGCCCCGGCTGCCCGGTGGTCGGCGTCTCCGGCGACATCCACCACCCCGCGGACCTCGCCGCGCTGGTCGACACCGCCGTCAAGCACCTCGGCCCGATCGACCTGTTCGCGGTGGCCGGCCCGGACGGCGAGCGGATCGTCCAGCTCGCCGACCTGCCCGGCCACCTCGACCCGCTGGCCGAACTGCTCACCCTGGTCGGCGAGGCCATCGGCGAGGTCGTCCCGGCCCAGCGCCGCCCGGTCGCGGACGTCCCGCTGGCCGGCTAG
- a CDS encoding helix-turn-helix transcriptional regulator: MDLIPRTPAPGADFVPDPADVAAYSWVQEHGRLDPAALAGHLERQGLDPSGAATALRRLADWRLIHPDPADPARGHALPPQSAIAALAAPVEAEIQRSRAELAHRQALVSAFLPHHRQADRGAVDGTGAIEVIADLPGVQAALERASAACRSEVLTIQPGGSSRVPAAMEEGLRRDRALLGRGVRIRTLYHHTARFHGPSQAYVEAATALGAEYRTAHELFGRLIAFDRELVFLPLSDGSPGALVVRQEALLAYLCDIFEQAWTLARPFAAAAEDGLEQVSQELDRTIVRMLAAGLKDEAIARRLGMSLRTARRHIADIMDELGAESRFQAGVAAARAGLLDD; encoded by the coding sequence ATGGACCTAATACCCCGAACCCCCGCACCGGGAGCCGATTTCGTCCCCGACCCGGCCGACGTCGCGGCCTACTCCTGGGTGCAGGAGCACGGCCGGCTCGACCCGGCCGCCCTCGCCGGGCACCTCGAACGCCAGGGGCTGGACCCGTCCGGCGCCGCCACCGCGCTGCGCCGCCTCGCCGACTGGCGGCTGATCCACCCCGACCCGGCCGACCCCGCCCGCGGCCACGCACTGCCCCCGCAGAGCGCGATCGCCGCACTGGCCGCCCCGGTCGAGGCCGAGATCCAGCGCAGCCGGGCCGAACTCGCCCACCGCCAGGCCCTGGTGTCCGCGTTCCTGCCGCACCACCGGCAGGCCGACCGGGGCGCCGTGGACGGCACCGGCGCGATCGAGGTGATCGCCGACCTCCCCGGCGTCCAGGCCGCCCTCGAACGGGCCTCCGCGGCCTGCCGCAGCGAGGTGCTCACCATCCAGCCCGGCGGCAGCTCCCGGGTCCCCGCCGCGATGGAGGAGGGCCTGCGCCGGGACCGCGCCCTGCTGGGCCGCGGCGTGCGGATCCGCACCCTCTACCACCACACCGCGCGCTTCCACGGCCCCAGCCAGGCCTACGTCGAGGCCGCCACCGCGCTCGGCGCCGAGTACCGCACCGCGCACGAGCTGTTCGGCCGGCTGATCGCCTTCGACCGCGAACTCGTCTTCCTGCCGCTCAGCGACGGCTCCCCGGGCGCCCTGGTGGTCCGTCAGGAAGCCCTGCTGGCCTACCTCTGCGACATCTTCGAGCAGGCCTGGACGCTGGCCCGCCCGTTCGCGGCCGCCGCCGAGGACGGCCTCGAACAGGTCTCCCAGGAACTCGACCGGACCATCGTCCGGATGCTCGCCGCCGGGCTCAAGGACGAGGCGATCGCCCGCCGCCTCGGCATGTCGCTGCGCACCGCCCGCCGCCACATCGCCGACATCATGGACGAGTTGGGCGCCGAGAGCCGCTTCCAGGCCGGGGTCGCCGCGGCCCGGGCCGGCCTGCTCGACGACTGA
- a CDS encoding cytochrome P450 family protein: MPDQPHAAHPQLFTWEFAADPYPAYAWLREHAPVHRTTLPSGVDAWLVTRYADARQALADARLSKNPAHHSEQAHRSGRVGIPGERQADLMTHLLNIDPPDHTRLRRLVSKAFTPRRVAEFEPRVQQLTDRLIDSFAARGEADLIHEFAFPLPIYAICDLLGVPAEDQDDLRDWAGMMIRHTGGKRGGVGRAVKQIRGYLADLIHRKRADPGDDLISGLIRASDHGEHLTENEAAAMAFILLFAGFETTINLIGNGVYALLRNPDQRALLQRSLGRGESALLETGIEELLRYDGPVELATWRFATAPLAIGGVDIPVGDPVLVVLAAADRDPARFAAENTLDLARQDNPHLGFGHGIHYCIGAPLARLEGRRAIGSLLTRLPDLRLAADPAELRWRGGLIMRGLRDLPVSFTPR, encoded by the coding sequence ATGCCAGACCAGCCCCACGCCGCCCACCCGCAACTCTTCACCTGGGAGTTCGCGGCCGATCCCTACCCGGCGTACGCCTGGCTGCGGGAGCACGCCCCGGTGCACCGCACCACCCTGCCGAGCGGGGTGGACGCCTGGCTGGTCACCCGCTACGCGGACGCCCGGCAGGCGCTGGCGGACGCCCGGCTCTCCAAGAACCCGGCGCACCACAGCGAACAGGCCCACCGCAGCGGCCGGGTGGGCATCCCCGGCGAGCGGCAGGCCGACCTGATGACCCACCTGCTGAACATCGACCCGCCCGACCACACCCGGCTGCGCCGACTGGTCTCCAAGGCGTTCACCCCGCGCCGGGTGGCCGAGTTCGAGCCGCGGGTGCAGCAGCTCACCGACCGGCTGATCGACTCCTTCGCGGCCCGCGGCGAGGCCGACCTGATCCACGAGTTCGCCTTCCCGCTCCCCATCTACGCGATCTGCGACCTGCTCGGCGTCCCGGCCGAGGACCAGGACGACCTGCGCGACTGGGCGGGCATGATGATCCGGCACACCGGCGGTAAGAGGGGAGGGGTCGGCCGCGCGGTCAAGCAGATCCGCGGGTACCTGGCCGACCTGATCCACCGCAAGCGGGCCGACCCGGGTGACGACCTGATCTCCGGCCTGATCCGGGCCAGTGACCACGGCGAGCACCTGACCGAGAACGAGGCCGCGGCGATGGCCTTCATCCTGCTCTTCGCCGGCTTCGAGACGACCATCAACCTGATCGGCAACGGCGTGTACGCGCTGCTGCGCAACCCGGACCAGCGCGCGCTGCTCCAGCGGTCGCTGGGCCGCGGCGAGTCGGCCCTGCTGGAGACCGGGATCGAGGAACTGCTGCGCTACGACGGCCCGGTGGAACTGGCGACCTGGCGGTTCGCCACCGCGCCGCTGGCCATCGGCGGGGTGGACATCCCGGTCGGCGACCCGGTGCTGGTGGTGCTGGCCGCGGCGGACCGCGACCCGGCCCGGTTCGCCGCCGAGAACACCCTCGACCTGGCCCGCCAGGACAATCCGCACCTGGGTTTCGGACACGGCATCCACTACTGCATCGGCGCCCCGCTGGCCCGGCTTGAGGGCCGGCGGGCGATCGGCAGCCTACTGACCAGGCTGCCGGACCTCCGGCTGGCGGCCGATCCGGCCGAGCTGCGCTGGCGGGGCGGGCTGATCATGCGCGGTCTGCGCGACCTCCCGGTCTCCTTCACGCCCCGCTGA